From one Planococcus citri chromosome 3, ihPlaCitr1.1, whole genome shotgun sequence genomic stretch:
- the chn gene encoding zinc finger protein 91 has protein sequence MAEVQADYYEEMFKEITKKFYYGDDDDELDDATETMSKNEQILDSDEFKVDDDNQNTNFSDDASSVPNGYESSIDVSDAQIAKFTLDEENWICNEDTIPWTTSKIASYSATQKLFRCNECECIGFLSRIAEHWLGSHANLRVFQCSQCPYASAWARCVKMHLARQHNICPEPNSEEEFQKLLKVNPVLEEVTKYLEKLKLKLESPEETTIEEKTEAKDFESTTPILEHSITTEMYALASIKRYNCEHCSYATDRKDLFTRHENIHREEKPFQCNVCQKQFNRADHIKKHFIRMHRDHEYVLSNVRRAKTQNRSTTAAATKKEKLPVAPLTLQETAIQSIIQPQIPSTISTQEITQISIQDAHPSVIQSTQMQEFLQQADPEQMDISFFGTHTLLLPTDVKPVKNKQPRMKKYNIEKNVQCSYCTWTGADNWCLKRHLNTHLKPYVCSMCEYKAARSERLTTHIFRVHNKRACTKCNFLADDLLQLSAHQLENHKGMKTRKKLPLTSDTAETSTSTSVTSTQLTAVQQ, from the exons ATGGCCGAAGTGCAAGCGGATTACTACGAAGAGATGTTTAaagaaatcacgaaaaaattctactacggagacgacgacgacgaactaGACGACGCAACGGAAACCATGTCGAAAAACGAGCAGATTCTAGACAGCGACGAATTCAAAGTAGACGACGATAACcagaatacgaatttcagcGACGACGCTTCGAGCGTGCCGAACGGATACGAGTCTTCGATCGACGTTTCGGACGCCCAAATAGCCAAGTTCACATTAGACGAAGAAAATTGGATCTGCAACGAAGACACGATCCCTTGGACGACATCTAAAATCGCCAGTTACAGCGCTACGCAAAAATTATTCCGTTGCAACGAATGCGAATGTATCGGATTCTTGTCCAGGATCGCCGAACACTGGCTCGGCAGTCACGCTAATTTACGAGTTTTCCAATGCTCACAATGTCCTTATGCTAGCGCTTGGGCACGATGCGTGAAAATGCATTTGGCTCGACAACATAACATCTGCCCGGAACCAAACTCGgaggaagaatttcaaaaattacttaaagtAAACCCAGTGCTGGAAGAAGTTAccaaatatttagaaaaattgaaattaaaactaGAGTCGCCCGAAGAAACGACCATCGAAGAGAAAACCGAAGCTAAAGATTTCGAAAGTACCACTCCAATACTCGAACATAGTATTACGACAGAAATGTACGCTTTAGCTTCCATTAAACGATACAATTGCGAACACTGTTCGTACGCAACCGATCGTAAAGATTTGTTTACACGACACGAGAACATTCACCGAGAAGAGAAACCATTCCAATGTAACGTTTGTCAGAAACAATTCAACAGAGCGGACCAtattaaaaaacatttcattagaATGCATCGAGACCACGAGTACGTTTTGAGTAACGTTCGAAGGGCAAAAACCCAAAACCGTTCTACCACCGCGGCGgcaacgaaaaaagaaaaactcccCGTTGCTCCTTTAACTCTACAAGAGACAGCAATTCAAAGCATCATCCAGCCACAAATTCCTTCCACTATTTCCACTCAGGAGATAACTCAAATAAGTATCCAAGATGCACATCCCAGCGTTATACAGTCGACTCAAATGCAAGAGTTTCTACAGCAGGCTGATCCCGAACAAATGGATATTAGCTTCTTCGGTACACACACGTTGCTCTTACCAACAGATGTGAAACCAGTTAAAAACAAACAGCctagaatgaaaaaatacaacatcgAGAAAAACGTGCAGTGCAGCTATTGCACGTGGACCGGTGCTGATAACTGGTGTTTGAAGAGACATCTCAATACCCATTTGAAGCCGTACGTTTGCAGCATGTGCGAATACAAAGCTGCCAGATCCGAGAGACTTACTACCCATATTTTCAGAGTTCATAATAAACGCGCTTGTACGAAATGTAACTTTTTAGCAGACGATCTTTTACAACTTTCTGCACATCAACTTGAAAATCACAA AGgaatgaaaacaagaaaaaaattacccttaaCGAGCGATACCGCCGAAACTTCAACTTCTACTTCAGTAACGTCAACTCAGTTAACGGCTGTTCAacagtaa